One genomic window of Pseudomonas sp. LFM046 includes the following:
- a CDS encoding META domain-containing protein: protein MTRNALLLAALAAAVTGCATDRPQLETGTTYQVEWVGERPLIDNSHLTITLGDDNRAYGNAGCNHWFASYSLEGDKLSFGAAGSTRKMCAPALMEQEQHFLDALGKVQRWDISPIDQLRLWPAEGKPIRLWPVEG from the coding sequence ATGACCCGGAACGCCCTGCTGCTGGCCGCACTGGCCGCCGCCGTGACTGGCTGCGCGACCGATCGCCCGCAACTGGAAACCGGCACGACCTACCAGGTTGAATGGGTCGGCGAACGCCCGCTGATCGACAACAGCCACCTGACCATCACCCTGGGCGACGACAACCGTGCTTACGGCAATGCGGGCTGCAACCACTGGTTCGCGTCCTACAGCCTGGAAGGCGACAAGCTCAGCTTCGGCGCCGCCGGCAGCACCCGCAAGATGTGCGCCCCCGCCCTGATGGAGCAGGAACAGCACTTCCTCGACGCCCTGGGCAAGGTCCAGCGCTGGGACATTTCCCCCATCGACCAACTGCGTCTGTGGCCGGCCGAAGGCAAGCCGATCCGGCTGTGGCCGGTGGAAGGCTGA
- the dinB gene encoding DNA polymerase IV — translation MPQRKIIHIDCDCFYAAIEMRDDPSLAGKPLAVGGSPDKRGVVATCNYDARAYGVRSAMPMRTAVKLCPDLTIVRPRMDAYRAVSRQIHQIFRDYTEIIEPLSLDEAYLDVSDSPHFNGSATRIAQDIRRRVAAELHITVSAGVAPNKFLAKIASDWRKPDGLFVVTPDQVDEFVAALPVSKLHGVGKVTAEKLARLGVRTCADLREWNKLALAREFGSFGERLYNLARGQDDRGVQVDSRRQSISVENTYDHDLPNLDACLEQLPALLDELRGRMARLDSSYKPDKPFVKLKFHDFTQTTLEQAGARRDLESYRQLLTTAFARGDKPVRLIGVGVRLQDLRGAHEQLNLF, via the coding sequence ATGCCGCAACGAAAGATCATCCACATTGACTGCGACTGCTTCTACGCCGCCATCGAGATGCGCGATGACCCCAGTCTGGCGGGAAAACCCCTGGCGGTCGGAGGCTCGCCGGACAAGCGGGGGGTGGTTGCGACCTGCAATTACGACGCTCGCGCCTATGGCGTGCGTTCAGCGATGCCGATGCGCACCGCCGTGAAGCTGTGCCCGGACCTGACCATCGTCCGGCCGCGCATGGACGCCTACAGGGCGGTGTCGCGGCAGATTCACCAGATCTTCCGCGACTACACCGAGATCATCGAGCCGCTGTCCCTGGACGAGGCCTACCTGGACGTTTCCGACAGTCCGCATTTCAACGGCAGCGCCACGCGCATCGCTCAGGATATCCGCCGGCGGGTGGCGGCGGAGCTGCATATCACGGTCTCGGCTGGGGTGGCGCCGAACAAGTTCCTGGCCAAGATCGCCAGCGACTGGCGCAAGCCCGATGGCCTGTTCGTGGTCACCCCGGACCAGGTGGACGAGTTCGTCGCCGCCTTGCCGGTGAGTAAGCTCCACGGGGTGGGCAAGGTGACGGCGGAGAAGCTGGCGCGCCTCGGCGTGCGCACCTGCGCTGACCTGCGGGAATGGAACAAGCTGGCGCTGGCGCGGGAGTTCGGCAGTTTCGGCGAGCGCCTCTACAACCTGGCGCGGGGGCAGGACGATCGCGGCGTGCAGGTGGACAGCCGTCGCCAGTCCATCAGCGTCGAAAACACCTACGACCACGACCTGCCGAACCTGGACGCCTGCCTGGAGCAGCTGCCGGCGCTGCTGGACGAGCTACGGGGGCGCATGGCGCGGCTGGACAGCAGCTACAAGCCGGACAAGCCCTTCGTGAAGCTGAAGTTCCATGACTTCACCCAGACCACGCTGGAACAGGCTGGCGCCCGCCGTGATCTGGAGAGTTACCGGCAATTGCTCACCACTGCTTTTGCCCGAGGGGACAAGCCGGTTCGGTTGATCGGGGTGGGGGTGAGGCTGCAGGACCTGCGGGGCGCACACGAGCAGCTCAACCTGTTCTGA